A genome region from Acidimicrobiia bacterium includes the following:
- a CDS encoding Flp family type IVb pilin → MNLFVLRSWLQARLGRDERGANLVEYILLVALIALAVIAAVVFLRGQVNSQFSNAGSHLSTGS, encoded by the coding sequence ATGAATCTCTTCGTACTGCGAAGCTGGCTCCAGGCCAGGCTCGGCCGCGACGAGCGGGGAGCCAACCTGGTTGAGTACATCCTGCTCGTGGCTCTCATCGCGCTCGCGGTGATCGCGGCGGTGGTGTTCCTGCGTGGTCAGGTGAACAGCCAGTTCAGCAACGCTGGCAGCCACTTGAGCACCGGCTCGTAA
- a CDS encoding GNAT family N-acetyltransferase: protein MPELAVRAGTATDLPAINDIYNHYVLHTAITFEVEPVTMTARRRWFEQYAPHGRHRLLVAADGDHPLGYATSSRYQPRAAYETSVEVSVYVDPDAVGRGLGTMLYAALLAALEPEDVHRAYGGIALPNAASVALHECFGFRRVGYFTEQGRKFGRYWDVAVYERSL from the coding sequence GTGCCAGAGCTCGCGGTTCGGGCAGGGACGGCGACCGACCTGCCGGCGATCAACGACATCTACAACCACTACGTGCTGCACACCGCCATCACCTTCGAGGTGGAGCCGGTGACGATGACGGCGCGGCGGCGGTGGTTCGAGCAGTACGCCCCACACGGCCGGCACCGCCTCCTCGTCGCCGCCGACGGCGACCACCCGCTCGGGTACGCGACGAGCAGCCGCTACCAGCCCCGGGCGGCCTACGAGACCTCCGTCGAGGTGAGCGTGTACGTGGACCCGGACGCGGTGGGGCGTGGGCTCGGGACGATGCTCTACGCCGCGCTCCTCGCGGCCCTCGAGCCCGAGGACGTCCACCGGGCCTACGGAGGCATCGCCCTGCCCAACGCCGCCTCCGTCGCGCTCCACGAGTGCTTCGGCTTCCGGCGGGTCGGCTACTTCACCGAGCAGGGCCGGAAGTTCGGCCGGTACTGGGACGTGGCCGTGTACGAGCGGAGCCTGTAG
- a CDS encoding adenosine deaminase, protein MEATLSPLPKAELHLHLEGTLEPEMLFELAGRNHVALPYPDVEAVRAAYVFEDLQSFLDIYYAGCRVLVAERDFYELTRAYLARAHEQGVRHAEVFFDPQTHTDRGVPFEVVVGGISAALADGERELGITWRLILCFLRHLSAEAAMATLDLAMPHRDVISVVGLDSSERGNPPAKFAEVFARARAEGLAAVAHAGEEGPPEYIVEALDVLQVQRVDHGVRCLEDDALVDRLVADQVPLTVCPLSNVRLRVFPDLRHHNVGRMLDRGLCATINSDDPAYFGGYIGDNYAATAAALALGRDQMIAVARNSFVASFLEPSEQQRHLDELDRVAAAG, encoded by the coding sequence ATGGAAGCCACGCTCAGCCCGCTCCCGAAGGCCGAGCTGCACCTGCACCTCGAGGGCACGCTCGAGCCGGAGATGCTGTTCGAGCTGGCGGGGCGGAACCACGTCGCGCTGCCGTACCCCGATGTCGAGGCCGTCCGCGCCGCCTACGTGTTCGAGGACCTGCAGTCGTTCCTCGACATCTACTACGCCGGCTGCCGAGTGCTCGTCGCCGAGCGCGACTTCTACGAGCTCACGCGCGCCTACCTGGCGCGCGCGCACGAGCAGGGCGTCCGCCACGCCGAGGTCTTCTTCGATCCGCAGACCCACACCGACCGCGGCGTCCCGTTCGAGGTCGTCGTCGGTGGCATCAGCGCCGCCCTCGCCGACGGCGAGCGAGAGCTCGGAATCACGTGGCGGCTCATCCTCTGCTTCCTCCGGCACCTCAGCGCCGAGGCGGCCATGGCGACCCTCGACCTCGCGATGCCGCACCGGGACGTGATCAGCGTCGTCGGGCTCGACTCCTCCGAGCGGGGCAACCCGCCGGCCAAGTTCGCCGAGGTCTTCGCTCGGGCCCGGGCCGAGGGGCTCGCCGCCGTCGCCCACGCCGGCGAGGAGGGCCCGCCCGAGTACATCGTGGAGGCGCTCGACGTGCTCCAGGTGCAGCGCGTCGACCACGGGGTCCGCTGCCTGGAGGACGACGCCCTCGTGGACCGCCTCGTCGCCGACCAGGTGCCGCTGACGGTCTGTCCCCTGTCGAACGTCCGGCTTCGGGTCTTCCCCGACCTGCGCCACCACAACGTCGGGCGGATGCTCGATCGGGGCCTGTGCGCGACGATCAACTCGGACGACCCCGCCTACTTCGGCGGGTACATCGGCGACAACTACGCCGCCACCGCCGCAGCCCTCGCCCTCGGCCGCGACCAGATGATCGCGGTGGCCCGCAACTCCTTCGTGGCCTCGTTCCTCGAGCCGTCGGAGCAGCAGCGCCACCTCGACGAGCTCGACCGCGTGGCCGCCGCCGGCTGA
- a CDS encoding zinc-binding alcohol dehydrogenase family protein, with the protein MKAAVYHQTGPPDVLVYEDVEDPTCGPGDVLVEVQAVSIEGGDTLNRAGGEMATRPHVVGYQCAGTIRAVGAQVEDRKVGQRVVCTMLWGSHAELVAVPEILTWLVPDDLDIADAACVPVAFGTADDCLFEFGGLRAGETVLVQAGASGVGLAAIQLAKQAGATVLATASSDERLERLREFGLDHGINYRAVDFADAARALTDGRGVDLVVDSVGSTLSGSIRALAYRGRCTLVGQAGRDPQPFDASMLMMGNQTLIGVFFGAEVTTDRVQAMVARHLQAIADGRLRVVVDRRYPLAEAAAAHAFVESRHAVGRVVLVP; encoded by the coding sequence ATGAAGGCCGCCGTGTACCACCAGACCGGCCCGCCCGACGTCCTCGTCTACGAGGACGTCGAGGATCCGACGTGCGGTCCCGGTGACGTGCTCGTCGAGGTCCAGGCGGTCAGCATCGAGGGCGGCGACACGCTGAACCGAGCCGGTGGCGAGATGGCCACGCGCCCGCACGTCGTCGGGTACCAGTGCGCGGGCACGATCCGCGCGGTCGGGGCCCAGGTCGAGGACCGCAAGGTCGGCCAGCGGGTCGTGTGCACGATGCTGTGGGGCTCGCACGCCGAGCTCGTCGCCGTCCCCGAGATCCTCACGTGGCTCGTGCCCGACGACCTCGACATCGCCGACGCCGCCTGCGTGCCGGTCGCGTTCGGGACCGCCGACGACTGCCTCTTCGAGTTCGGCGGGCTCCGGGCGGGAGAGACCGTGCTCGTCCAAGCCGGCGCCAGCGGCGTCGGGCTCGCGGCGATCCAGCTGGCCAAGCAGGCGGGCGCGACGGTGCTCGCGACCGCGTCGAGCGACGAGCGACTGGAACGGCTGCGCGAGTTCGGCCTCGATCACGGGATCAACTACCGCGCCGTCGACTTCGCGGACGCCGCGCGTGCCCTGACCGACGGCCGCGGGGTCGACCTCGTCGTCGACTCGGTGGGCTCCACCCTGTCCGGCAGCATCCGCGCGCTGGCCTACCGGGGCCGCTGCACGCTGGTGGGTCAGGCCGGTCGCGATCCGCAGCCGTTCGACGCCTCCATGCTGATGATGGGGAACCAGACCCTCATCGGCGTGTTCTTCGGCGCCGAGGTGACGACCGACCGCGTCCAGGCGATGGTCGCCCGGCATCTCCAAGCCATCGCCGACGGCCGGCTCCGGGTCGTGGTCGACCGCAGGTACCCGCTCGCCGAGGCCGCCGCTGCGCACGCCTTCGTCGAGAGCCGCCATGCCGTCGGCCGGGTCGTCCTGGTCCCGTAG
- a CDS encoding alkaline phosphatase family protein — MPRQFRGARLGVATLAAATLGVAACSGGGSAQATTGSQAASGIHKIRHVVVIMQENRSFDSYFGTYPGADGLPTQGGTPSVCVPDARTGQCMRPFADHADVNGGGPHGQVNATADINGGRMDGFVNQAGQGRRGCRNTTNPACTNSATPDVMGYHTQSDIPNYWAYANNYVLQDHMFEPNASWSLPEHLFQVSEWSAFCTQHNQPSSCQNALQAPGLPADFQGGTRPPPIYAWTDLTYLLHKHSVSWGYYVVAGTEPDCRNDAALSCGAIRQSAKTPGIWNPLPFFDTVRNDGQLGNIQSVANFYSSAARGQLPAVSWVVPSGAVSEHPPAPVSYGQSYVTSLVNAVMHGPDWNSTAIFVAWDDWGGFYDHVVPPTVDVNGYGLRVPGLVISPYAKRGYVDHQTLSFDAYVKFIEDDFLGGQRLSPATDGRPDPRPTVRENVKVLGDLASEFNFNQTPRSPALLPVHPVTTLTGTPSPRRLPRAATAADVEG; from the coding sequence GTGCCACGACAATTCCGCGGAGCCAGGCTCGGGGTGGCGACGCTCGCCGCCGCCACCCTGGGCGTCGCCGCCTGCTCGGGCGGCGGGAGCGCGCAGGCCACGACGGGGTCGCAGGCCGCGTCGGGGATCCACAAGATCCGCCACGTCGTGGTGATCATGCAGGAGAACCGCTCGTTCGACAGCTACTTCGGCACCTATCCGGGCGCCGACGGGCTGCCGACCCAGGGCGGCACGCCGAGCGTGTGCGTGCCCGACGCCCGGACCGGCCAGTGCATGCGGCCGTTCGCCGACCACGCCGACGTGAACGGCGGCGGCCCGCACGGGCAGGTCAACGCCACCGCCGACATCAACGGCGGGCGCATGGACGGGTTCGTCAACCAGGCCGGCCAGGGCCGGCGCGGGTGCCGGAACACCACGAACCCGGCGTGCACGAACTCGGCGACGCCGGACGTCATGGGCTACCACACCCAGAGCGACATCCCGAACTACTGGGCCTACGCCAACAACTACGTGCTGCAGGACCACATGTTCGAGCCAAACGCCTCGTGGAGCCTGCCGGAGCACCTGTTCCAGGTCTCCGAGTGGTCGGCGTTCTGCACCCAGCACAACCAGCCGTCGAGCTGCCAGAACGCCCTCCAGGCCCCCGGCCTCCCCGCCGACTTCCAGGGCGGCACCCGTCCGCCGCCGATCTACGCCTGGACCGACCTCACCTACCTGCTCCACAAGCACAGCGTCTCCTGGGGCTACTACGTGGTCGCGGGCACGGAGCCCGACTGCCGGAACGACGCCGCCCTGTCCTGCGGGGCCATCCGCCAGAGCGCCAAGACCCCCGGCATCTGGAACCCGCTGCCGTTCTTCGACACCGTCCGCAACGACGGTCAGCTCGGCAACATCCAGTCGGTCGCCAACTTCTACAGCTCGGCGGCGCGCGGCCAGCTGCCGGCGGTCTCGTGGGTCGTGCCCTCCGGCGCGGTCAGCGAGCACCCGCCCGCGCCGGTCAGCTACGGCCAGTCGTACGTCACGAGCCTCGTCAACGCGGTGATGCACGGACCGGACTGGAACTCGACCGCGATCTTCGTCGCCTGGGACGACTGGGGGGGCTTCTACGACCACGTCGTGCCGCCGACCGTCGACGTCAACGGCTACGGCCTCCGGGTGCCGGGCCTCGTGATCAGCCCTTACGCCAAGCGGGGCTACGTCGACCACCAGACGCTCTCGTTCGACGCCTACGTGAAGTTCATCGAGGACGACTTCCTCGGCGGGCAGCGGCTGAGCCCGGCCACCGACGGCCGGCCCGATCCCCGCCCGACCGTGCGCGAGAACGTGAAGGTCCTCGGCGACCTGGCGAGCGAGTTCAACTTCAACCAAACCCCACGGTCGCCGGCGCTGCTGCCGGTGCACCCGGTGACGACGCTCACCGGCACCCCGAGCCCGAGACGGCTCCCTCGGGCCGCGACCGCCGCCGACGTCGAGGGGTAG
- a CDS encoding class I SAM-dependent methyltransferase: MGDPRDVVRASYGRIAAAYLAARPLHGADVTLLAELAARVRPGGRVLDGGCGAGVPVTARLRDHGFEVVGLDVAAEQLALARDLVPHVTVAQGDLAALPFPAASFDGLASFYAVIHVPRSEHPGVFREVRRVLRPGGAALLCLGARDLAEDHDPDSWLGAPMYWSHFDAATNLALLREAGFDVLVDRLVPDPMGHGEHLFALVTPR; this comes from the coding sequence GTGGGGGATCCGCGTGATGTGGTCCGGGCCAGCTACGGGCGGATCGCGGCCGCCTACCTCGCCGCCCGTCCCCTCCACGGCGCCGACGTGACGCTGCTGGCGGAGCTCGCGGCCCGGGTCCGGCCGGGCGGCCGGGTCCTCGACGGCGGGTGCGGCGCCGGGGTGCCGGTCACGGCGCGGCTCCGGGACCACGGCTTCGAGGTGGTGGGCCTCGACGTCGCCGCCGAGCAGCTCGCGCTCGCCCGCGACCTCGTCCCGCACGTCACCGTCGCCCAGGGCGACCTCGCCGCGTTGCCGTTCCCCGCCGCCAGCTTCGACGGGCTGGCGTCCTTCTACGCCGTGATCCACGTCCCGCGCTCGGAGCATCCCGGGGTGTTCCGGGAGGTGCGGCGCGTCCTCCGACCGGGCGGCGCCGCCCTGCTCTGCCTCGGCGCGCGCGACCTCGCCGAGGACCACGATCCCGACAGCTGGCTCGGCGCGCCCATGTACTGGAGCCACTTCGACGCCGCGACGAACCTCGCGCTGCTGCGGGAGGCCGGCTTCGACGTCCTCGTCGACCGGCTGGTCCCCGACCCGATGGGGCACGGCGAGCACCTGTTCGCGCTGGTCACACCTCGCTGA